In the genome of Candidatus Cloacimonadota bacterium, one region contains:
- a CDS encoding YjgP/YjgQ family permease: MKILSRYILREHIAPFFLSLLVVTFVLLIDRVIDLLDLIIEKKLDANTVLQLFGLSLPYMIALSIPMAVLVATILAFGRMTVDRETIAMKSSGINLYRMLGPLIVTTLLLTGVMAWFNHYFLPNANHKLKNLTVKIAYYRPMTIIKPNEFTTLTNYTIYVRENLNNELREVLIYDRSQTKLPRIITAETGEVVQLDNGNSLQIILHSGEMHERNEQEQGKYQLRRFENFSVYIRDLATNLDFTDSAYRSDREMTYPQLMAAIRAKETELADKDRELGNLDKRLQALENKPKDYASSVEQRRLGIMKTQAEDQKRQITENLRSLQVEYHKKFAISFAIVIFVLMGIPLGLMTRTSGIGMAFSVSSVIFLIYYVALTGGEELADRALMSPFLSMWLTNIVFIVLGVLLVYLSLREKHLINLNLLSWRLTHRKVKLEDAPDELIH, from the coding sequence ATGAAGATCCTCTCGCGCTACATTCTGCGGGAACACATCGCGCCTTTTTTCTTATCACTGCTGGTGGTTACTTTTGTGCTGCTGATCGACCGCGTGATCGACCTGCTGGACCTGATCATCGAGAAAAAGCTGGATGCCAATACAGTGCTGCAGCTTTTCGGTCTTTCCCTGCCCTACATGATCGCCCTTTCCATCCCCATGGCAGTATTAGTGGCCACCATCCTGGCTTTTGGGCGCATGACAGTGGACCGCGAAACCATCGCCATGAAATCCAGCGGCATTAATCTCTACCGCATGTTGGGACCTCTGATAGTGACAACCCTCTTGCTGACCGGGGTGATGGCCTGGTTCAACCACTATTTTCTGCCCAACGCCAACCATAAGCTGAAAAACCTCACCGTGAAAATCGCCTATTACCGGCCCATGACCATCATCAAACCCAACGAATTCACAACCCTTACGAATTACACCATCTATGTGAGGGAAAACCTGAACAACGAGTTGCGCGAAGTGCTTATCTATGACCGCAGCCAGACCAAGCTGCCCCGGATTATCACTGCTGAAACCGGTGAAGTGGTGCAGCTTGACAATGGCAACAGCCTTCAGATCATCCTCCACAGCGGCGAAATGCACGAACGCAACGAACAGGAGCAGGGCAAATACCAGCTGCGGCGTTTCGAGAACTTTTCCGTGTACATCAGAGATTTGGCCACCAATCTGGATTTCACGGACAGCGCCTACCGCAGCGACAGGGAGATGACCTATCCCCAATTGATGGCAGCCATCCGAGCCAAGGAAACCGAACTTGCGGACAAAGACAGGGAACTGGGAAACTTGGACAAGCGTTTGCAAGCGCTGGAAAACAAGCCCAAAGACTATGCCAGCAGCGTGGAACAGCGGCGTTTGGGCATCATGAAGACCCAGGCAGAGGACCAAAAAAGGCAGATAACCGAAAACCTGCGCTCGCTGCAGGTGGAGTATCACAAGAAATTCGCCATCTCCTTTGCCATCGTCATTTTTGTGCTGATGGGCATCCCGCTGGGTCTGATGACCCGCACCAGCGGCATCGGCATGGCCTTTTCTGTGTCCAGCGTGATCTTCCTTATCTATTATGTGGCACTCACCGGCGGTGAAGAGCTGGCAGACCGTGCTCTCATGAGCCCCTTCCTCTCAATGTGGCTCACCAATATCGTGTTCATCGTTCTGGGAGTCCTGCTTGTTTACCTCTCCCTGCGGGAAAAGCATTTAATCAACCTCAACCTGCTCAGCTGGCGGCTTACCCACCGCAAGGTAAAGCTGGAAGACGCTCCGGATGAATTGATCCACTGA